The Bacillaceae bacterium IKA-2 DNA window GTGGATCTTGTAAATGCCGACAGCAATAATTTTCATAACATTTCTCCTTTTACAATTAGTTAATACTTAGTAACCCTCCCCCCCGAGGCTACGGAGGATTTTTTCGTATTTATTTTTAAAAAATAATAGGAGTCATTAATACGACTGCTAGAAGAGTTATTAATTTTCGTTGCAGAAAAATAAGAACTAAAGTAACCTTTTCCCTAATAAAGAAGTAACTAAAGCAACGGCCACATCTGCTGTCCGATTTTTATCATCTAGAATAGGGTTTATTTCAACAAATTCAGCTGATGTGATTATTTTTGCTTCAAATAACATTTCTAGAGCTAAATGGCTTTCTCGATAAGAAACTCCACCCATCACAGGCGTTCCTACTCCTGGAGCATCTAACGGATCAATAGCGTCTAAATCAAGACTTAAGTGAACACCATCAGTTCGATTAGCTAAATACTCGATCGTTTCTTCGATGACTTTTGTCATACCTATACGATCAATTTCATGCATTGTATAGACCTTTATTCCTTTCTCCTTTATTAAATCTTTTTCTCCATCATCTATTGATCTGGCACCAATAATCACGATATTTTCAGGCTTAATTTTAGGACAGTAGCCACCAATGTTTATCAGATCATTATGACCAATACCGAGATTTACAGATAATGGCATGCCATGAATATTTCCTGACGGTGATGTTTCAGCAGTATTTAAATCAGCATGAGCATCGTACCAAATCACTCCTAGATTTTTATACGATTTAGCAAGTCCTGCAATAGAACCGATACTAATACTATGATCACCTCCTAAAACAAGTGGAAAACTTCCTTCACTATGTACACGATTCACTTCTTTTTGCAGCTCTTCACTTACTCTAATAACTTCCCTAAAATTTTTCATGGTTTCATGGCTAGTTTCGCCTTTCACACTTGAACGATCAATATTTATATCTCCATAATCGTTAACACTAATGCCCATACCCTCCATTTGTTCTATTAGTCCTGCATACCTCATAGCACTTGGGCCCATGTCTACCCCTCGACGTACTTGACCTAAATCCATTGGAACCCCTATAACGGATACTTCCTTTACTTTTTTCATACTCTACCAACTCCTTTTTGTTCTATCACATTAATAATGCAATTATTGTGCCAAGTCTTCATCTGCGAACGAACTGTATAATCAACTGCATAACGCATATATTATCACAATATATTAAATTAAAACAGTTTAAAAATTGCTTTTAGCAAAAAATTTAGAAAATTCACGCAAAATTATTTTACTTTAATAAGTGAGTGAATTTCATAATTACAATAAGTTAGCCACATCACACTATATCTAGTTGAAGGCGGTTCAATTCAACTAGATATAGTTTCTTAGTGGCGAGAAATCGGTATTATGAAATTCATTAAGGATCGGTTTTATTAAAATTTTAACTGAAAATTGTTAGTACCGCCATTCTTAATTACTAAAAGATAGGAACACTATGCTATAATACATGAATTGATTTTATTAATTATGGTGGTGTTTATAAATGTATGATGTAATCGTAATTGGTGGTGGACCCTCTGGACTAATGGCAGCCATTTCAGCAAGCGAACATGGAGCTAGTGTACTGCTTGTTGATAAGGGAGATCAATTAGGTCGAAAACTAGCCATATCTGGTGGCGGTCGTTGTAATGTTACAAACCGGATGGCAACTGATGAATTGATAAAGCATATACCTGGAAACGGCCGTTTTATGCATAGTCCATTCTCAGTATTTAATAATGAGGATATTATAGATTTTTTTGAAAAACTGGGTATTAAATTAAAAGAGGAAGACCGTGGCCGGATGTTTCCTATAAGTGATAAAGCGAAGAGCGTTGTCGAAACTCTACTGAAGAAACTCCGCGACTTAAAGGTAACGATGTGGACAAATAATCCTGTAGAAGAGGTGCTTTACGATCAAGAAATGGTCTTGGGGATAAAACTAACAAACGGTAAAGTTATCTACAGTAAAGCTGTGATTATTGCTGTTGGCGGCAAAAGTGTGCCTCACACCGGTAGCACTGGTGATGGCTATCCATGGGCACGTAAAGCTGGTCACACGATAACTGAACTATTTCCAACCGAAGTACCGATTACCTCAAATGAGTCTTTTATAAAAAAGAAGTTATTGCAAGGGATCTCTTTGCAAAATGTTGATTTATCTGTGATTAATCCAAAAGGAAAGGTGATCAAACGTCATCAAGGTGATATGATTTTCACTCATTTTGGTATTTCAGGACCAATTGCACTTCGTTGTAGTCAGTATGTTGTCAAAGCGTTAAAAAAGTTTTCTGTTGATAAAATGGAAGTCAGTATTGATCTTTTTCCTCTGAAAAGTTCTGAGGAAGTTTTTCAAGAGTTAGTTAAGTTAGCAAAGCAAGGCGAAAAAAAATCAGTAAAAAATTGTTTAAAAGGCTATATTACCGAACGTTTACTTCATTTTTATTTAGAAAAAGCTGCTATTGAACTTAATGGAACATTTGCTAATGTACCACATGATGCAATCCGCCAATTATCAAGATTAATTAAAGACTTTACTTTCAATGTAAATGGAACATTACCTCTAGAAAAAGCTTTTGTAACCGGAGGTGGAATTTCTATAAAAGAAATTCATCCAAAGACGATGGAATCAAAAATGATGAAAGGCTTATTCTTTTGTGGCGAAGTGTTAGACATTCACGGCTATACCGGTGGCTATAACATTACCGTCGCTTTTTCCACAGGTTACACAGCTGGAAAAGGAGCTGCCGAAAAAAAAATGTTGACAGAATAGTTAGATATACACTGACAGCACTTAACTTATCCACATCGGCCAGTTATTTATACACATATAAACATTTTGTTAACAAGCATTTAGGGCGTTTGTGTGTAAATAGCTAACTTATGCACAAAACTATTAACATCCAACTTCTTTCTCCACATTTTTATACACAGACAAAAAAAGAGTCATTCTGAATGGGTAGACCCAAAAAGAATGACTTCTTCATACTGAAAACTTTTGCGTTGGTTATCAAATAATTAATTTGAAATATTGCTTCCGCTCCATGAAGAAGCTACATCAAGTTGAGTTAAATCATTGTCGACTTGATGTAGCTTTTTTATAACTAATTTATTGATATTATGAAATTACTCAATTAGCAACAAAATTGACAAGTTTATTTGGTACAACAATCACCTTACGTATTGTTTTACCGGTTAAATCCGCTATAATTTTATCAGTTTCTTTTGCAAATTGTTCCATTTCTTCACGACTAGAATCTTTTGGAATCACAATCTTCGCTCTTAGTTTACCATTTACCTGGACAACGACAAGTACCTCTGCTTCTACTAACTTCGTCTCATCGAAAGTCGGCCACATTTGATAAGCTATCGTTCCGGTAAACCCTAGTTTCTCCCATAGTTCTTCTGCAAGGTGTGGCACAATTGGTGCGAGTAGCTTCACAAAGCCTTCAACCTGCTCTTTCGGTAGCTGCTTT harbors:
- a CDS encoding NAD(P)/FAD-dependent oxidoreductase — translated: MYDVIVIGGGPSGLMAAISASEHGASVLLVDKGDQLGRKLAISGGGRCNVTNRMATDELIKHIPGNGRFMHSPFSVFNNEDIIDFFEKLGIKLKEEDRGRMFPISDKAKSVVETLLKKLRDLKVTMWTNNPVEEVLYDQEMVLGIKLTNGKVIYSKAVIIAVGGKSVPHTGSTGDGYPWARKAGHTITELFPTEVPITSNESFIKKKLLQGISLQNVDLSVINPKGKVIKRHQGDMIFTHFGISGPIALRCSQYVVKALKKFSVDKMEVSIDLFPLKSSEEVFQELVKLAKQGEKKSVKNCLKGYITERLLHFYLEKAAIELNGTFANVPHDAIRQLSRLIKDFTFNVNGTLPLEKAFVTGGGISIKEIHPKTMESKMMKGLFFCGEVLDIHGYTGGYNITVAFSTGYTAGKGAAEKKMLTE
- the rocF gene encoding arginase → MKKVKEVSVIGVPMDLGQVRRGVDMGPSAMRYAGLIEQMEGMGISVNDYGDINIDRSSVKGETSHETMKNFREVIRVSEELQKEVNRVHSEGSFPLVLGGDHSISIGSIAGLAKSYKNLGVIWYDAHADLNTAETSPSGNIHGMPLSVNLGIGHNDLINIGGYCPKIKPENIVIIGARSIDDGEKDLIKEKGIKVYTMHEIDRIGMTKVIEETIEYLANRTDGVHLSLDLDAIDPLDAPGVGTPVMGGVSYRESHLALEMLFEAKIITSAEFVEINPILDDKNRTADVAVALVTSLLGKRLL